One window of Chryseobacterium indologenes genomic DNA carries:
- a CDS encoding TerD family protein codes for MAINLQKGQTIDLRKNDRGESVYDLSKVTIGLGWDVRKQGGGFFGKLFSKEAEYDLDAVAFLLDGNGKVANLGRTVQTNDGRQMGLYQGDVVFFNSMQHPSGNVWLTGDNRTGAGDGDDEQIIVRLDQLDQSYQKIVFIVTIYQGRTNNQHFGMIDNAFIRAVDATGKEITKYSLSGDSSMNGMCAMVFAEAYRHNGDWKFRAVGEPHHTDNFIDILRQQYAYSN; via the coding sequence ATGGCAATTAATTTACAGAAAGGACAAACGATAGATTTAAGAAAGAATGACCGCGGAGAAAGCGTTTATGATCTTTCAAAAGTAACCATTGGCTTAGGATGGGATGTAAGAAAGCAAGGCGGAGGGTTCTTTGGAAAACTGTTCAGTAAAGAAGCTGAGTATGACCTTGATGCTGTGGCTTTTCTTTTAGATGGTAATGGCAAAGTAGCCAATCTTGGAAGAACGGTACAGACCAATGACGGAAGGCAGATGGGGCTTTACCAGGGAGATGTGGTTTTCTTCAATTCTATGCAGCACCCAAGCGGGAATGTATGGCTTACAGGAGACAACAGAACCGGAGCGGGAGATGGGGATGATGAGCAGATCATTGTAAGGCTGGATCAGCTGGACCAGAGTTATCAGAAAATAGTATTCATTGTTACCATTTATCAGGGAAGAACGAATAACCAACACTTCGGGATGATCGATAATGCATTTATCCGTGCGGTGGATGCTACAGGAAAAGAAATTACAAAATACAGCCTTTCCGGAGATTCAAGTATGAATGGAATGTGTGCAATGGTTTTTGCAGAAGCATACCGTCATAACGGAGACTGGAAATTCCGTGCCGTGGGTGAGCCGCACCATACAGATAACTTTATAGATATTCTGAGACAGCAGTACGCTTATTCCAACTAG
- a CDS encoding TerD family protein: MAINLQKGQKIEIGLTKMTIGLGWDPNEGTGYDFDLDASAIMIDSDRKLVSEEYFVFYNNLNSPDGALTHTGDDPSGKNSDGDDDEAIVIDLDKVDSRVEEILFVVTIEDFERRRQNFGQVRNSYIRVVDNHSNQEIAKYELDEDFSIETGVEFGRLYKRNGSWKFEASGIGYRADLGFFLEKYYKGQIIK; the protein is encoded by the coding sequence ATGGCAATTAATCTACAGAAAGGGCAAAAGATCGAGATAGGATTGACGAAAATGACGATTGGATTAGGCTGGGATCCCAACGAAGGAACCGGCTATGATTTTGACCTTGATGCTTCTGCAATCATGATTGATTCTGACAGAAAATTGGTAAGCGAAGAATATTTTGTTTTTTACAATAACCTGAATTCTCCGGACGGAGCTCTTACCCATACAGGAGATGATCCCAGTGGTAAAAACAGTGATGGTGACGATGATGAAGCCATCGTAATAGACCTTGATAAAGTAGATTCAAGGGTAGAAGAAATTCTTTTCGTAGTCACTATAGAAGATTTTGAAAGAAGAAGACAGAATTTCGGACAGGTAAGAAACTCTTATATCCGGGTTGTTGATAATCATTCAAACCAGGAAATTGCAAAATATGAGCTAGATGAAGATTTTTCTATTGAAACCGGTGTAGAGTTCGGAAGGCTGTACAAGAGAAACGGAAGCTGGAAATTTGAAGCTTCAGGAATAGGATACAGAGCAGATCTTGGTTTCTTTCTAGAGAAATACTACAAAGGACAAATTATCAAATAA